A single region of the Solwaraspora sp. WMMD406 genome encodes:
- a CDS encoding VOC family protein, translated as MSVTTTTHLNFRGDAGAALEFYHSVFGGHRAVITYADAGNVQDEAEADQVMWGQVLADGGFHVMAYDVPARLPYDRGVNSFFVSLRGETVEEVTGYWDKLAEGATVVVPIGPAGWAPAYGMLRDRFGVVWVVDAAEPAAA; from the coding sequence ATGTCCGTGACCACCACCACCCACCTGAACTTCCGTGGCGACGCCGGTGCCGCGCTGGAGTTCTACCACTCGGTCTTCGGCGGTCACCGCGCCGTGATCACCTACGCCGACGCCGGCAACGTCCAGGACGAGGCCGAGGCCGACCAGGTGATGTGGGGCCAGGTGCTGGCCGACGGCGGCTTTCACGTCATGGCGTACGACGTGCCGGCGCGGCTGCCGTACGACCGGGGTGTCAACTCCTTCTTCGTCTCGTTGCGGGGCGAGACGGTCGAGGAGGTGACCGGCTACTGGGACAAGCTCGCCGAGGGAGCGACCGTCGTGGTCCCGATCGGCCCGGCCGGCTGGGCACCCGCGTACGGGATGCTGCGGGACCGCTTCGGCGTCGTCTGGGTCGTCGACGCCGCCGAGCCAGCGGCGGCCTGA
- a CDS encoding winged helix DNA-binding domain-containing protein: MTVLDTRALNRATLARQLLLDRADLPVRDAVAQLCGLQAQEPQEPFVGLWSRLRAFRPVTLSELLTGRQVVRTHLMRRTVHLLTTDDVLAWRARHDAMLRQRVLGVYRRELAGVDLDELAAAGQAVLADGEARSMGELARAVAARWPRSEPRALGEMLIGALIPVVQVPPRGLWRTGGGARYLPLAAWAGRDIAPPAPARGEPGGGDPGGADPAGADPGGADPGGADPVGQVLLRRYLAAFGPAATADLRAWCGLAGLPTAVAASREQLVAFRDERGRELLDLPDAPRPDPDTPAPVRFLPAFDNAVLGYHDRGRIIDDAHRGLSVTGARFVLVDGRVAATWAAKDSVVTVTPLRPLSATDRSAVVEEGRDVAAFLSDGEHRRVRLTEVAAG; this comes from the coding sequence GTGACGGTGCTGGACACCCGGGCGCTCAACCGGGCGACGCTGGCCCGGCAGTTGCTGCTCGACCGCGCGGACCTGCCGGTACGGGACGCCGTGGCGCAGCTGTGCGGGCTGCAGGCGCAGGAGCCGCAGGAGCCGTTCGTCGGGCTCTGGTCCCGGCTACGCGCCTTTCGTCCGGTGACGCTGTCGGAGCTGCTGACCGGGCGGCAGGTGGTACGGACCCACCTGATGCGCCGTACCGTCCACCTGCTCACCACCGACGACGTGCTGGCCTGGCGGGCGCGCCACGACGCGATGTTGCGTCAACGGGTGCTCGGCGTCTACCGCCGCGAACTCGCCGGAGTGGACCTCGACGAGCTCGCGGCGGCCGGTCAGGCGGTGCTGGCCGATGGCGAAGCTCGCTCGATGGGTGAGCTCGCGCGGGCGGTCGCCGCCCGCTGGCCGCGTTCCGAGCCCCGCGCGCTGGGCGAGATGCTGATAGGTGCGCTGATCCCGGTGGTGCAAGTGCCGCCGCGTGGCCTGTGGCGGACCGGAGGGGGCGCACGCTACCTGCCGCTGGCCGCCTGGGCCGGCCGGGACATCGCCCCGCCGGCACCGGCTCGCGGCGAACCGGGCGGCGGCGATCCGGGCGGGGCCGATCCGGCCGGGGCCGATCCGGGCGGGGCCGATCCGGGCGGCGCTGATCCGGTCGGCCAGGTGCTGCTCCGCCGATACCTGGCCGCGTTCGGCCCGGCGGCCACCGCCGACCTGCGCGCCTGGTGCGGCCTGGCCGGACTGCCCACAGCGGTGGCCGCCAGCCGGGAACAGCTCGTCGCCTTCCGCGACGAGCGTGGCCGCGAGCTGCTGGACCTGCCCGACGCGCCGCGCCCCGACCCCGACACCCCGGCCCCGGTGCGGTTCCTGCCCGCGTTCGACAACGCGGTTCTCGGATACCACGACCGCGGTCGGATCATCGACGACGCCCATCGTGGACTGTCGGTCACCGGGGCGCGGTTCGTCCTGGTCGACGGCCGGGTCGCCGCGACCTGGGCGGCCAAGGACAGCGTGGTGACCGTCACCCCGCTGCGTCCACTGTCTGCCACGGACCGGTCCGCCGTCGTCGAGGAGGGACGCGACGTCGCGGCCTTCCTCTCCGACGGCGAGCATCGACGGGTACGGCTGACCGAGGTCGCCGCCGGGTAG
- a CDS encoding methyltransferase yields the protein MSTESEAAKNLHEIYHSSGPWIGQTIYVAAYLGLADLLGDVPMAIKDIARATDSDEDALYRFCRALTALGVLAEHSGKSFTLGQAGKALATDSGDGFRDGVLLQSGAVFRAWADVIHTVKSGRPAFDKAYGLNYFEFLESHPEEAHLFNRAMGATMPAAIAAIQRYQFEEEAAVIDVGGGDGRLIASILARYPRMSGVLQDLPETVQQAKDNLARAGVADRCTLIGESFFDSVPSGGDVYILSRVLHDWNDENALKILETVRAAMSAHARLVLVESVLRPAEGDIRSVLADLLMLVVLGGKERTEDEWTELLVAAGFKIRRVRDDPGMATTRGHSVIEAVPR from the coding sequence ATGTCCACCGAGTCTGAAGCAGCAAAGAACCTCCACGAGATATACCATTCCTCCGGTCCATGGATCGGCCAGACGATCTACGTAGCCGCTTACCTGGGACTTGCTGATCTGCTCGGGGATGTGCCCATGGCGATCAAGGACATCGCCAGAGCAACCGACAGCGACGAAGACGCGTTGTACCGATTCTGCCGAGCCCTCACCGCGCTCGGCGTGCTAGCCGAGCACTCCGGGAAATCCTTCACCCTTGGCCAAGCCGGAAAGGCGCTCGCAACCGACTCCGGAGACGGGTTCCGCGACGGAGTGCTCCTACAGAGCGGTGCGGTTTTCCGCGCATGGGCGGACGTGATACACACAGTGAAGTCCGGACGTCCGGCATTCGACAAAGCGTACGGGTTGAATTATTTCGAATTCCTGGAAAGTCACCCTGAAGAAGCGCACCTCTTCAACCGGGCGATGGGCGCCACCATGCCCGCAGCGATCGCCGCCATTCAGCGCTACCAGTTTGAGGAAGAAGCAGCTGTCATCGACGTTGGCGGTGGTGACGGTAGACTCATTGCCTCGATTCTCGCGCGATATCCGAGGATGTCTGGGGTGCTCCAGGATCTACCTGAGACCGTACAGCAGGCAAAAGATAACCTGGCGCGGGCCGGCGTAGCCGACCGCTGCACGTTGATCGGAGAGAGCTTTTTCGACTCGGTTCCCTCCGGGGGTGACGTTTACATCCTCTCTCGGGTCCTGCACGACTGGAACGACGAGAATGCGCTGAAGATCCTCGAAACGGTCCGGGCAGCCATGTCTGCACACGCACGGCTCGTGCTGGTCGAGAGCGTTCTGCGGCCTGCCGAGGGCGACATACGCAGTGTGCTGGCAGATCTCCTCATGCTGGTCGTCCTCGGTGGCAAGGAACGGACGGAGGACGAGTGGACGGAGCTCCTCGTTGCGGCGGGATTCAAGATCCGGCGGGTGCGGGACGATCCAGGGATGGCGACGACCCGAGGGCACAGCGTCATCGAGGCGGTCCCTCGGTGA
- a CDS encoding methyltransferase domain-containing protein — MSQAEETTTSRVGQLYDQMAGFESDNFSGDHNMHFGYWDTANDTWPLERAEERLTELMLEKLQARPNDRVLDIGCGMGTPAIRIANSVGGEVVGITVSHEQVKRATARADAEGLSGRVSFRYADAADLPFEPASFDAVWALESIIHMPDRLQVLREIARVIRPGGRVVLTDFFERAPIPEQKRAVVNKFRSNWVIGPMVTIDDYPRLVREAGLRLVELSDISGQVMRRTLEGIAQRIANDRKTIDASLGSDMADDLSLSDLIEVWELGYLLVVAELPADGT, encoded by the coding sequence ATGTCTCAGGCAGAGGAAACCACCACCAGTCGAGTAGGCCAACTCTATGACCAGATGGCAGGATTCGAGTCCGACAACTTCAGCGGCGACCACAACATGCACTTCGGCTACTGGGACACCGCGAACGATACCTGGCCACTGGAACGCGCCGAGGAGCGACTTACCGAACTGATGCTCGAAAAGCTCCAGGCCAGGCCGAACGATCGCGTGCTCGACATCGGCTGCGGAATGGGCACTCCGGCTATCCGCATCGCCAACTCCGTCGGCGGTGAGGTCGTCGGAATCACAGTAAGCCACGAACAGGTAAAACGCGCCACCGCCCGAGCCGACGCTGAAGGACTGTCGGGTCGGGTCTCCTTCCGGTACGCGGACGCGGCCGATCTACCTTTCGAGCCGGCATCGTTCGACGCAGTTTGGGCACTCGAGTCGATCATTCACATGCCAGACCGCCTCCAAGTGCTACGGGAAATCGCGCGAGTGATCCGGCCGGGTGGCCGCGTCGTACTCACCGACTTCTTCGAACGCGCCCCGATCCCGGAGCAAAAACGCGCTGTGGTCAACAAGTTCCGCAGTAACTGGGTGATCGGCCCGATGGTAACAATAGATGATTATCCGCGCCTGGTTCGCGAGGCCGGACTACGGCTGGTTGAACTTTCGGATATCAGCGGTCAGGTAATGCGGCGGACTCTCGAAGGAATCGCCCAACGGATCGCCAACGACCGGAAGACCATCGATGCCTCGCTGGGCTCTGACATGGCCGACGATCTTAGCCTTTCGGACCTGATCGAGGTATGGGAGCTCGGCTACCTTCTCGTCGTGGCTGAACTGCCGGCGGACGGCACCTGA
- a CDS encoding PH domain-containing protein codes for MPTIPASTKASLIQRLSGHARRNWPQVAGVHVRYHGQFAYVTVELTDGERLPLMRLRYGGSAHRWGTAIHTASTNDYENQVWFTGTTEEAFDLVCDLKLSPRTS; via the coding sequence ATGCCCACGATCCCCGCGTCGACCAAGGCGTCCTTGATCCAGCGGCTGAGCGGGCACGCCCGCCGGAACTGGCCACAGGTGGCGGGCGTGCACGTGCGGTACCACGGCCAGTTCGCCTACGTCACCGTCGAGCTGACCGACGGTGAACGGCTCCCCCTGATGCGACTGCGTTACGGCGGTTCCGCCCACCGGTGGGGTACCGCCATCCACACCGCCAGCACGAACGACTACGAGAACCAGGTCTGGTTCACCGGCACCACCGAGGAAGCCTTCGACCTGGTCTGCGACCTCAAGCTCAGCCCCAGGACCTCTTGA
- a CDS encoding IS630 family transposase: MPACHARQITVSAADRHRLETLARSHAAGYQQVIRARIVRDAARGHSNAAIARRHQVTVDTVRRWRGRYADEGMAGLTDRPRSGRPPRLTPVQIAEVKALACQLPAETGTPLSKWNCPDLAREVAARGIAETISPATIRRILAADTIKPWRHQSWIFIRDPDFATRATRVLNLYQRVFDGRPLGDDEYVISADEKTSIQARCRCHPTLPPGTGRAMRVNHEYDRGGALAYLAAYDVHRAHVIGLCHDTTGITPFTDLVDEVMTREPYASARRVFWIVDNGSSHRGQTAIDRLRRRYPNAVMIHTPVHASWLNQIEIYFSIVQRKVVTPNDFTSLDQVQYRLAAFEQRYNATARPFRWKFTPTDLTDLLARIERHERKDPHPEQHADCQHQPAAHAQAA, from the coding sequence GTGCCCGCCTGCCACGCCCGCCAGATCACCGTGTCCGCCGCCGACCGGCACCGGCTCGAAACCCTGGCCCGCTCACATGCCGCCGGCTACCAGCAGGTCATCCGCGCCCGGATCGTCCGCGACGCCGCCCGTGGCCACTCCAACGCGGCGATCGCCCGCCGGCATCAGGTCACCGTCGACACGGTACGACGCTGGCGCGGTCGGTACGCCGACGAGGGCATGGCCGGGCTGACAGACCGACCCCGCAGCGGACGACCGCCCCGTCTCACCCCGGTCCAGATCGCCGAGGTCAAAGCCCTGGCCTGTCAACTACCGGCCGAGACCGGCACACCGCTGTCGAAGTGGAACTGCCCCGACCTCGCCAGAGAGGTCGCCGCCCGGGGAATCGCCGAGACGATCTCACCGGCCACGATCCGCAGAATCCTGGCCGCCGACACGATCAAACCCTGGCGACACCAGTCGTGGATCTTCATCCGGGACCCGGACTTCGCCACCCGCGCCACCCGCGTCCTGAACCTCTACCAGCGCGTCTTCGACGGTCGGCCACTGGGCGACGACGAGTACGTCATCAGCGCCGACGAGAAGACCTCCATCCAGGCCCGCTGCCGCTGCCACCCCACACTGCCCCCCGGCACCGGCCGCGCCATGCGGGTCAACCACGAGTACGACCGCGGCGGCGCCCTCGCCTACCTCGCCGCCTACGACGTGCACCGCGCCCACGTCATCGGACTCTGCCACGACACCACCGGCATCACCCCGTTCACCGACCTCGTCGACGAGGTCATGACCCGGGAACCGTACGCCTCCGCCCGCCGCGTGTTCTGGATCGTCGACAACGGCTCCTCCCACCGGGGCCAGACCGCGATCGACCGCCTGCGCAGGCGCTACCCCAACGCCGTCATGATCCACACCCCGGTCCACGCCTCCTGGCTCAACCAAATCGAGATCTACTTCTCCATCGTGCAACGCAAAGTCGTCACCCCCAACGACTTCACCAGCCTCGACCAGGTGCAATACCGCCTCGCCGCCTTCGAACAGCGCTACAACGCGACCGCCCGGCCCTTCAGATGGAAGTTCACCCCGACCGACCTCACCGACCTACTGGCCCGGATCGAACGACACGAACGGAAAGACCCACACCCCGAGCAACACGCCGACTGCCAACACCAGCCCGCCGCACACGCCCAGGCCGCGTAA